The Haloplanus sp. CK5-1 genome segment CGCGCCGGCGACGGCCGACGCGGTCGATCCCACGTCGACGGCGCTCTGATCCGACCGTGTCACGGCACACGCGCGGCTCGCTCCGCCCCGCGGCCACCGAGTTCGTCGTGGTCGCGGCCGTGTTGGTCGTGCTGTACCTGTGGCAGCGGCTCCTCCGTCTCGCCTCGTCGGTCGCGTTCGGATCGCTCCCGGTCGCCGGCGGCGTGTCCGGCGCGCTCTTTCTCGCCGGGGTAGTCGCCATCATCGGCGGGTACGCCAGGGTTCGGCACGTCGACTGCGGGTTGAGGCCCCCGACCGCCGGCGACCTCCCGTGGATCGGTGTCGCGGCGGGTTCGCCGCTCGGTCTCGTCACGCTCACGGCGCTCGTGTCCCGGGCGACCGGCGTCCGGTACGGCTCGCTGACGGGGACGGCCGTCGCCGCCGACCCGCCGCTGGTTCCGGTGGTGACCGTCGCCGGCCTCGGCCTCCTCGTCGGTATCCCGTCGCTCGTGGTGGTGTGTCAGGTGCTCGTCCAGGGGAGCTTCGCTCGCGTCGTCGATGGCGACGCTGTCGTCGTCCCGACGACGGCCGTGACCGGGTTCGTGACCGTGAGCGACACCGGCGGATTGGCCGCCATCCCCGGCCTCGGGCGGCTCGGTGGCGTCGTCGTGTTCGCGGTCCTCCTCGGCGGTGCAGCGCTGGCGAACGAACGCATCGACCCCCACCGTCGCGGGCTCCGAGTGCTGGCGTACCTCCCGGTGGCGGCGCTCGTGGCGCTCGCCGTCGGGTCGGGCGTCGCTGGCCTCGGGTCCGTCGCGGCCGGGCTGTTCGCGGCGACCCAGTTCGTGACTCTGGGGGTCGCCGCGTACGCCTACGCCCGTACTGGTTCCCTCCTCGTCCCGGCGTTCGCGTACGCGGCACTGCTGTCGGCGAACCGTGTCGTCGTGGTCGCCTTCGAGGCGGGGGCGGGACTGTGACCGCTCCCCGAGTGGCGATCATCGGTTGTGGCTGACGGGGGACTTCACCCGCTCGGGTGGTCGTTGAAGCGGTCGAGGATCGCCCGGTAGGGCGCGTTCCGCGTCCACCGGCGCGGGTGGCCATCTCCTCGCCGATCCGCTCGTCCGCGACCCGTTCTGTCGCCGCCGACGCGAAGATCAGGTCGGTCTCCCGGACTTCGGTCGTGAAGAAGTCGATGGCCGCCACGTCGCCGTGGGTGTCGCCGATGGCGATCCGGTCGCCAACCCCGTCGGGTCATCGGTGACGATGTACAGCCGCCCACGAGCGAGAGATGGACGCTCACTCGGCCGATACTGGCCCCTGACTCCCCTCCAGCGAGAGCGTTTCGCCCGTCCAGTCGATCTCGAGTCGGTGACGCGAGAGGTACGGCAGGAGGTCGTCGCGAACGACGAGGCCGACGTACGTTCCGTCGTCGTCGACGACCGGGAGGCGGCTCACGCCGTCGTCGCGCATCCTGTCCGCCGCGAGGCCGACCGGTGCCACGTCGGCCATCACTGACGAAACAGGGAAGTCGATCATATGGTGATATTATTCCATATACAATTAATTATTTCGGGGGAATACCTCCGTATCTGCTACGTGTATGCAGAAATAGATGAGAACTGGAATTTCGGATGTGTGCTCAGAGCGGCGGGCTCAACGCAGCGCGGTGGGACCTCGGATACCTCTTCGGGGCGTTCCGACTCCTCGGTGGCGGGTTCGTCGTCGCCGGCCTCGGACTCGTCGCGTGGCGTCGACACTGCCGGTGAGTCAGTCCACCGTCGGTCGACTGCCCGAGCGCGACTCGCGGCGGTGGAGCACCACCGCGGCGACGGTGGCGACGACGCCGGCCAGCGTCGCGATACCGAACGCGACCCGGTAGCCGAAGACGGTGTACACGCGCGCACCGTTGATCATCTCGCCGGTCCAGTACGCGTCGAGGACGGCCCCCATGACCCCCGGGAGGACCGCCGCCCCGAAGTAGCCGACGCCGTTGACGACGCCCGTGATAGTTCCGGCGACCCTCGGTGCGTGGCGCTCCTTCCCGACGGTGAACACGAGGGCGACCCCGCCGTTCCCCAGCAACGCGACGAACAGGGCGGCCGCGACGATCGGGAGCGGTGGCACGAACAGGAGTACACCGTACGCGGCGGTGAAGGCGAGCGCCGTGGCGACGATCAGTTCCGTCCGCCGGCCGAGCCGATCCGAGAGCGCGCCAAGCGCCGGCGAGCCGAGGACGAACCCGACGTTCCCGACGAGGACGAACGTCGAGGCACGGGCGATGGAGATGCCGTACGTGTCGACGAGGAAGGGAACGCCCCAGAGACCGAGGACGGTGAAGTTCACCCCGAGGACACAGAACAGCGCGATTCCCATCAGCCACGTCTCGGGCTCGACGACGACGCGCCGGACGTTGGCGAGGGTTTCGGCGGCCGAGGCGACCCGTCTCTCCTCACCACGGCCGACGTCGACGACCGCCGCCTCCGCGTCGGACGGTTCGTCTCGGACGGCGACGGCGATGGCGACGGTGAGCACGCCGGTCGCCGCCCCCGCCGCGAGCATCGCCGTCCGCCACCCCACGCGCTGGGTCGCGAGTGCGAGCGGCGTCGTCGCGAGGACCCCCCCGACCCCCGCCGCGGCGACGGTGTATCCGGTCATGGTGGCGTACTCGTCGGCGCGAAACCAGTTGGCACAGAAGCGCAGCGTCGAGATGTACAGCACGCTCCCGCCCAGCCCGACGACTGCCCGGGCGAGGTAGCCGGCGACGAGCGTCTCCGCGACGGCGAAGGCGACGACACCACCGGTCAACACGCCGAGGCCGACGGCTCCGACTCGACGGGGACCGTACCGGTCGACGATCAGCCCCGCCGGAAGTTGGAGGGGAGCGTAGACGTAGAAGAAGGAGGCGTGTAACAGCCCCAGTTCCGCCCCCGTCGCGTCGAACGCCCGTGCGAGCGGGTCCGCGAGGACGGCCGTCGTCGTCCGGTGGAAGTTGACGAAGAGGAACCCGCCCGCGAGCAACAGCCACAGTCCCGCACGCCGGCGTCGTGTCGAGAGCGAGAGCGAGGGCACGTCACCCTCTCCGCGATTCGAAACAAAAGAGGGTCCGGTTTCGCGGTCGGCCTAGTGGAAGGTCCGACTCGAATCGGCGCCGTTCGCCGGGGTCGCTTCCTCGGTGGAGAACCGCTGTTCGATCTCGCGGTAGCGCTCGCGGATCTCCTCGGTCACGCTCGCGACGACCTCGTCGAGCGCCCGCTCGAAGTGGTCCATCGTGATCCGGACGTTCCCCAGCGACTCGCCGATCTCGTCGGGCGAGACGCTGTTGATGAACTCCCGGGAGGCGGCCATCGAGGCTTCGCGGCAGACCGCCTCGATATCCGCGCCGACGTAGTTCTCCGTCCGCCGCGCGAGGCGGTCGAGGTCGACGTCGTCCGCCAGCGGCTTGTCGCGGGTGTGGACCTCGAAGATGGCCCGGCGCGCCGTCTCGTCGGGCACGGGCACGTGGACGTGTCGGTCCAGCCGCCCCGGACGCAGGAGCGCCGAGTCGATGAGGTCCGGCCGGTTCGAGGTGGCGATCACGACCACGTCCTCCAGGGTCTCCAGCCCGTCGAGTTCGGTCAGGAGTTGGGAGACGACGCGCTCGGAGACGCCGGAGTCACCGGTGTTCTGTCCCCGCTCGGTCGCGATGGCGTCGATCTCGTCGAAGAAGATCACGGTCGGGGCGTTCTCGCGAGCCTTGCTGAAGATCTCGCGGACGCCCTTCTCGCTCTCCCCGACGTACTTGTCGAGCAACTCGGGTCCTTTCACCGAGATGAAGTTGGATTCGGCTTCGTTGGCGACGGCCTTCGCCAGGAGGGTCTTCCCCGTCCCCGGCGGGCCGTACATGAGCACGCCCTTCGCGGACTCCATGTCCATGGCCTCGAACACCTCGGGGTAGTCCAGCGGCCACTGGATCGTCTCGCGGAGGCGCTCTTTGGTGTCCTCGAGGCCGCCGACGTCGGCCCAGGTGACGTCGGGCACCTCGACGAACACCTCCCGGAGCGCGGAGGGTTCGATACCCTTCATCGCCTCCTGGAAGTCGTTCTGGTCGACCTCGAGGGATTCGAGGATCTCGGCGTCGATCTCCTCCTCTTCGAGGTCGATCTGCGGGCGAATGCGCCGGAGGGCGCTCATCGCGGCCTCCTTCGCGAGGCTCTCCAAGTCCGCGCCGACGTAGCCGTGGGTGGAGTCGGCGAACCCTTCGACGTCGACGTCGTCCGCGAGGGGCATGTTGCGGGTGTGGACCTGCAGGATCTCGCGGCGGCCGTCGCGGTCCGGGACGCCGATCTCGATCTCGCGGTCGAACCGGCCGCCACGCCGCAGCGCGGGGTCGATGGCGTCGACCCGGTTGGTCGCGCCGATCACGACGACTTCGCCGCGGTCCTCGAGGCCGTCCATGAGGCTCAGGAGTTGTGCGACGACACGCCGCTCGACGTCGCCGCCCGCCTCGCCGCGCTCGGGGGCGATGGAGTCGATCTCGTCGATGAAGACGATCGCCGGGGCCTCCTCCTCGGCCTCCTCGAACACCTCGCGGAGTTGCTCCTCGCTCTCGCCGTAGTACTTCGACATGATCTCCGGGCCGCTGATGTTGTGGAAGGAGGCGTCGATCTCGTTGGCGACGGCCTTCGCGATCAGCGTCTTACCCGTGCCCGGCGGCCCGTGCAGGAGCACGCCCTTCGGCGGGTCGATCCCCAGCCGTCGGAACAGCTCCGGGTGGCGCATCGGCAGTTCGATCATCTCGCGAACCTGTTCGAGTTCGCGGTCGAGGCCGCCGATGTCCTCGTAGGTCACGTCGGGCGTGTCGCCGTGGGCCTCGCCCTCCGTCTCCTCGCGGATCTGCTCGGCGGGCTTCTCGCTGACGGCGATCTCCGTCGAATCGGTGACGACGACCGTCCCCGATGGGTCGGTGTCGGCTACCTTCATCGGGAGCGCCTTGCTCTGGCGACCGCCCATGAACCCGAACCCGAAGGGGACTCGCAGGGTCTGTCCCTTCGTGATCGGCTTGTCCGTGAGTTTGTCGCGGAGGTAGTGGCCGATGTCGCCTCGGATGCCGATCTGCTGGGGGAGCGCGACCGTCACGCGCTCGGCGGCCTTCACCTCGGCCTTCTCGACCTCGACGCGGTCGTCGATGCCCACGTCCGCCTGCTGGCGGAGTTGGCCGTCGATACGGATCACGCCCGTGCCCTGATCCTCGGGGAGGCCGGGCCAGACGCGAGCGATCGCGGTGCCCTCCCGCCCCTCGATCCGGACGTAGTCGCCGACCTCGAGACCCATTTCGGCGGCGGCCGCGCGGTCGATGGCGGCCAGTCCCCGCCCGGCGTCCTTCTGTTTCAGGGGTTTGACGGTGAGCTTCATTCGCCGCGCACCTCCAGCACACCGTTGTTCGTGTCGACGCGCTCGACCGATCCGGGGAGGTCCAGTTCGGCCTCGGTCTCCCCGTCGACGACCACGATGGCCGTCCCGTCGACGATGTCGACGTCCAAGTGGTCGCCGCCGACGTCGGCCGCCATCACCCACTCGTCCTCGTAGTCGTACCGCCGCACGAACGTCTCGGATTCTCCGGCGTATTGCTGATTCACCATGATACTTCTTAACTCCAAGTTAGTTACCTAGATATATAAAGATTTCGTAGGACAATCGCAATACAGCGTCGGGAGAAGAGAATTAGAATGCACTTGCGGTTCACATGTACTCCCCGCGGGAGGCGGCTTTATCAGTCTGCCCCGGTAATCGGTCGTATGGAGACAGTCACACACCACGGCCGGGAGACGGCTTACCGTCGCTTCGACCCGGGTGGCGACGGGGAGCCACTCCTCTTGATCCACGGAAGCGGTGGTTCGCACGTCGTCTGGAGCGCACAGACTCCCCTCGCCGCCGACCGTCCGGTGATCGCTCTGGATCTGAGCGGGCACGGCGAGAGCGAGGACGTGGACGCCAGTCCGGGCTACGAGACGCTGTCGGCCTACGTCGACGACACCCTCGCCGTCGCCCGCGCGACCGACGCGCGCTTCCTGTGTGGGCACTCGATGGGCGGTGCGGTCGTCCTCTCCCTGCTGATCGAGCGCGACGCCGACCCCGGCGGCGTGGTCCTCGCCGGAACGGGCGCGCGACTGGCCGTCCTCGACGACCTCCTCCGGTGGCTCCGCTCGGACTTCGAGCGGGCGGTCGAGTTCCTCAACGGTCCCGACCGGCTCTTTCACGACCCCGACGACCGGCTCCTGTCGGCCGCCAGCGAGGCACTCCACGAGACGGGACGGGCCGTCACCCACCGCGACTTCCGGACCTGCCACACGTTCGACGTGCGCGAGCGACTGGACGAGGTCGACGTCCCCGCGCTGGCGGTCGTGGGCGAACACGACGCGCTCACGCCGCCGTGGTACCACGAGGCCCTCGCCGAAGGTATCCCGGACGCGGAGTGGACGACCGTCGACGACGCGGCCCACCTCGCCATGCTCGAACGGCCCGAGGCGTTCAACGCGGCAGTGTCCACGTTCCTCGACGGAATCGCCACGCATTAGCGCGTCGCCCGCCTATCGAGATGCGTGCCACAGCGCGTCGATCGGACCGATCCCGAGGGCGTCGACTTCGGGTGGGTGATGCAGGTGACGTTCGTCGCGACCATCGTCGTCGGCGCGCCCTTGGTGGCTGCCCTGTCGACGACCACGCCCCTTCCGACGTGGGACGCGCGGGCGGTCTTCGCCGTCCGGGTCGGCGCACTCGTCTGGTTCGTCACCGCGCTTCTCGCCTACGTGTACGCCCGGCACGCGACGGATGCGGACGCAGACTGACGTCCCGTCCCCGAGGCCGGAACCTCTTTGCCACGGACACGACACCACTCCGTATGATCGACGAGACCATCGAGGAAATCCGCCGGATGGAGACACACAGTTCGTCGGTGGTCGCGGTCAAGGCCACGGCCGCGCTGGGCGAACTGCTCGATCGCGAGTATCGGAACGTCGAGGAGTACGAACGCGACCTCGAACGCAACGCCGGAGCGCTCCGGCGGGCCAACCCCTCGCATGCCTCGCTCCACAAGGCGATGCGGGAGGTCGTCGACGCCGTCCTCGAGGCGGCCGACACCGTCGAACAGGCCAAGGCCCTGACCGAGGCCGAAATCGATCGGGTCACCGAGGACATCGAGACGGGCAAGCGGCGGGCGGCCGACCGCGCGGCCGACACGTTCGAGGACGGCGAGACGTTCCTCACACACGACTTCTCCTCGACCGTACTGGAGGCCATCGAGACGGCGGCGGCCGACGGGCGACACCTCACGGCCTACGTCACCGAGGCACGCCCCCGGTATCTCGGCCGCAAGACTGCCCGACGCCTCGCCGAACTCGACCGGGTCGATCCCCACCTCCTCGTCGACAGCGCCGCCGGCTACGTCCTCGACCGCTGTGACCGCGTGATCGTCGGCATGGACTGCATCGTCGAGGACACCCTCTACAACCGAGTCGGCACCTTCCCCCTCGCCGCCGCCGCCGACGTGGTCGGCGTCCCGGTCACCGTCGTCGGGTCGGGGTCGAAGGTGATCGAGGAGGACTTCGTCTTCGAGAACGAGACGCGGCCGCCGGCCGAGGTGGTTCGCGAACCGATCGAGGGCATCACCGTCGAGAACCCGGCGTACGACGCGACGCCCGTGTCACTGATCGACGAAGTGGTGACTGACCGCGAGCGCTACGAGCCCTAGCGCCGGATCAACTCGGAGAGTCGGTCACGGAGGCGTTCGTCCGGGCCGAGTCGGAGGTAGTAGGCGTCGCCATCGTCCTCGTAGTACCCTTCGATGCGGCGTTTGATCTCGAAACCGATCGTCTCGTAGAAGGAGAGCGCCCCCTCGTTCGTCGCTCGCACGTGACAGGTCACGGTACGGTGGTCCTCGGCCACCTCCGCGACGAGGCGTCGGCCGAACCCCTCGCCGCGGTGGTGGGGGGCGACGGCCAGAAAGAGGATGTAGCCGTCCCGTCGCGTCGTCGCGAACCCCGCCAGGTCGTCACCGAGATAGAGGAGGTGGGTCGTCGACCGTCGGTAGGCGTCCATGAAGAAGCGCTTTCGCTGTTTCAGGACGCCCTCCTCCCGCCGGATGCGCTCCTTGAGTTCCCACGCCTCGTCGGCGTACTCGGTCGCGCCGGGCCCATCCACTCGCTTCTCGACGGTGACGCTCACTACGACCACGCTAGTGTGTGCGTTCGTTATAACTTCATCGTCCCCGTCGCTCGTTGCCGCCGCCCCGTGCCGAGGTCGACGAGGAACCGTTTTTAAGCTGGCCGTCCTGTCTCCGGCGACCGGTCCAACCTCCGGTCGACCCACCATGCCCTTCGAACTCCGACCCCACACGGCCGACGTGGCCGTCGCGGCGACCGGCGACGACCTCGGCGGGACGTTCGCCGCCGCCGCCGACGGCCTCGCGGCCGCCACCTGCGATGACATCCCCGACGTGGGCGATCGATTCTCGCTCACCGTCCGCGCCGAGGGACGGGAGGCGCTCCTCTTCGACTACCTCGATCGACTCATCTACGAACGCGACGTTCGGGGCGTCCTCCCCGCCGGCAACGCGGCGACGGTCAGTGAGGTCGACGGCGAGTGGCTGATCGAGGCGACTGCCCGCGGCGTGCCCTTCTCGACCATCGAGGCCCGCGACGTGAAGGCGGTGACCTACTCCGAAATGCGGATCGGCCGCGTCGACGACGGCTGGGAGGCGTACGTCGTCCTCGACGTGTAGTAACGTATTCCCGCGTCGGTCACGTCGCCCCACACATGACCACACGCGAGTTCGACGGGATCCGTCTCGAACGGGTCCGGGAGTTCGTCTGGGAGATTCCACGGGAGGGTGAGATGGGCGTCCCCGCGCGGGTGCTCGCGAGCGAGGCGTTGCTGGAACAGATCGGCGACGACAAGACGCTCCAGCAACTGAAGAACGCGACTCACCTTCCCGGTATGACCGGCCACGCGATCTGCATGCCCGACGGCCACCAAGGGTACGGCTTCCCCGTCGGCGGCGTCGGGGCGACAGACGCCGAGAACGGCTGTATATCGCCCGGAGCGGTCGGATATGACATTAATTGCGGGGTGAGAATGATGAAAACAAACCTCACCTACGACGACGTGCGCGGCCACGAGGAGGAACTCGTGGAGGCGCTGTTCGCGAACGTCCCGTCGGGACTGGGTGGCGGCGGCGTCGTCGACGGCGACATTGACACCGTCGAAGCGGTCCTCTCCCGCGGCGTCGACTGGGCCCTCGAGGCGGGGTGGGCCGTCCCCGACGACCTCGAACACTGCGAGGACGAAGGGCGGCGGCCCGACGCCGACCCCAGTGCCGTCTCCCAGAAAGCAAAGGACAGAGGGAAGAACCAACTCGGCAGTCTCGGGAGCGGCAACCACTTCCTCGAAGTCCAGCGTGTGACGGACGTCTACCGCGACGACGTGGCGGCGTCGTACGGCCTCGAAGCCGACCAAGTCGTCGTCCTGATCCACTGTGGGAGCCGAGGACTCGGCCACCAGACCTGCACCGACTACCTCCGGAAGATCGAGAAGCGCCACGACGACGTACTCGCGGCCCTCCCGGACAAGGAACTCGCGGCCGCGCCCGCCGGGTCGGAACTCGCCGAGGAGTACTACGGCGCGATGTGTGCCTGCATCAACTTCGCGTGGGTGAACCGCCAACTGATCATGCACCGGACCCGACAGGTGTTCGAGCGGGTGTTCGATCGCTCGTGGGAGGAGATGGGGATGGACCTGCTGTACGACGTGGCTCACAACATCGCCAAGCGGGAGACCCACACGGTCGGGGTCGACCCGCAGGGGCGGCCGGTAGGAGGCGGCGTAGCCGCCGACCGCGAGGAGCGCGAACTCTACGTCCACCGCAAGGGAGCGACACGTGCGTTCCCCGCCGGCCACCCGGAGGTGCCGGCGGCCTACCGCGACGTCGGTCAGCCGATCATCATCCCCGGGAGCATGGGCGCGGGGAGCTACGTCCTCCGGGGCGGCGACGACTCGATGGACCTCACCTTCGGGTCGACCGCCCACGGTGCCGGCCGACTCATGAGCCGAACCCAGGCCAAACAGGAGTTCTGGGGCGAGACGGTCCAGGACGAACTCCGCGACCAGCAACACGTCTACGTCAAGGCCCAGAGCGGTGCGACCGTCGCCGAGGAGGCCCCCGGCGTCTACAAGGACGTCGACGAGGTGGTCCGGGTGTCGGACGCCCTCGGCATCGGCGACCGGGTGGCGCGGACGTATCCGGTGTGTAACATCAAGGGGTAGTCGTCGTCAGCGGCCCGGACCGGGGCCGGGATCGAACCCCGGCCCGGACGACGCCGGCCCGCCGGATCCGCCGCTCAGTTCGACGAACTCGCTCGCCGGAACCGGTTCGACCGCCTCGCCGTTCTCGTACCGGAGGTAACTGAGGTAGAACGTCGCGCCACAGCCCTCGGCGTCGTCGTCACGAAGCGTCCCGTCCTCGCCACAGACGAAGCGCACGCCGTCTTCGCTCTCGATATCGCCGTCGGCGTCGACGTACGTCCACCCAGAAAGCGGGTACGGCGTCACCGACTTGTCTTCGAGATATCCTTCGCGTTCGAGTTCGACGATGGCCGCACACTCCGGACAGTGGTAGGTGACGGGATATCCCATGATCGCAG includes the following:
- a CDS encoding CDC48 family AAA ATPase; its protein translation is MKLTVKPLKQKDAGRGLAAIDRAAAAEMGLEVGDYVRIEGREGTAIARVWPGLPEDQGTGVIRIDGQLRQQADVGIDDRVEVEKAEVKAAERVTVALPQQIGIRGDIGHYLRDKLTDKPITKGQTLRVPFGFGFMGGRQSKALPMKVADTDPSGTVVVTDSTEIAVSEKPAEQIREETEGEAHGDTPDVTYEDIGGLDRELEQVREMIELPMRHPELFRRLGIDPPKGVLLHGPPGTGKTLIAKAVANEIDASFHNISGPEIMSKYYGESEEQLREVFEEAEEEAPAIVFIDEIDSIAPERGEAGGDVERRVVAQLLSLMDGLEDRGEVVVIGATNRVDAIDPALRRGGRFDREIEIGVPDRDGRREILQVHTRNMPLADDVDVEGFADSTHGYVGADLESLAKEAAMSALRRIRPQIDLEEEEIDAEILESLEVDQNDFQEAMKGIEPSALREVFVEVPDVTWADVGGLEDTKERLRETIQWPLDYPEVFEAMDMESAKGVLMYGPPGTGKTLLAKAVANEAESNFISVKGPELLDKYVGESEKGVREIFSKARENAPTVIFFDEIDAIATERGQNTGDSGVSERVVSQLLTELDGLETLEDVVVIATSNRPDLIDSALLRPGRLDRHVHVPVPDETARRAIFEVHTRDKPLADDVDLDRLARRTENYVGADIEAVCREASMAASREFINSVSPDEIGESLGNVRITMDHFERALDEVVASVTEEIRERYREIEQRFSTEEATPANGADSSRTFH
- a CDS encoding archease, encoding MPFELRPHTADVAVAATGDDLGGTFAAAADGLAAATCDDIPDVGDRFSLTVRAEGREALLFDYLDRLIYERDVRGVLPAGNAATVSEVDGEWLIEATARGVPFSTIEARDVKAVTYSEMRIGRVDDGWEAYVVLDV
- a CDS encoding DUF5822 domain-containing protein, producing the protein MPQRVDRTDPEGVDFGWVMQVTFVATIVVGAPLVAALSTTTPLPTWDARAVFAVRVGALVWFVTALLAYVYARHATDADAD
- a CDS encoding alpha/beta hydrolase; translated protein: METVTHHGRETAYRRFDPGGDGEPLLLIHGSGGSHVVWSAQTPLAADRPVIALDLSGHGESEDVDASPGYETLSAYVDDTLAVARATDARFLCGHSMGGAVVLSLLIERDADPGGVVLAGTGARLAVLDDLLRWLRSDFERAVEFLNGPDRLFHDPDDRLLSAASEALHETGRAVTHRDFRTCHTFDVRERLDEVDVPALAVVGEHDALTPPWYHEALAEGIPDAEWTTVDDAAHLAMLERPEAFNAAVSTFLDGIATH
- a CDS encoding translation initiation factor eIF-2B, whose translation is MIDETIEEIRRMETHSSSVVAVKATAALGELLDREYRNVEEYERDLERNAGALRRANPSHASLHKAMREVVDAVLEAADTVEQAKALTEAEIDRVTEDIETGKRRAADRAADTFEDGETFLTHDFSSTVLEAIETAAADGRHLTAYVTEARPRYLGRKTARRLAELDRVDPHLLVDSAAGYVLDRCDRVIVGMDCIVEDTLYNRVGTFPLAAAADVVGVPVTVVGSGSKVIEEDFVFENETRPPAEVVREPIEGITVENPAYDATPVSLIDEVVTDRERYEP
- a CDS encoding CBS domain-containing protein, translated to MIDFPVSSVMADVAPVGLAADRMRDDGVSRLPVVDDDGTYVGLVVRDDLLPYLSRHRLEIDWTGETLSLEGSQGPVSAE
- a CDS encoding N-acetyltransferase, giving the protein MSVTVEKRVDGPGATEYADEAWELKERIRREEGVLKQRKRFFMDAYRRSTTHLLYLGDDLAGFATTRRDGYILFLAVAPHHRGEGFGRRLVAEVAEDHRTVTCHVRATNEGALSFYETIGFEIKRRIEGYYEDDGDAYYLRLGPDERLRDRLSELIRR
- a CDS encoding RtcB family protein; amino-acid sequence: MTTREFDGIRLERVREFVWEIPREGEMGVPARVLASEALLEQIGDDKTLQQLKNATHLPGMTGHAICMPDGHQGYGFPVGGVGATDAENGCISPGAVGYDINCGVRMMKTNLTYDDVRGHEEELVEALFANVPSGLGGGGVVDGDIDTVEAVLSRGVDWALEAGWAVPDDLEHCEDEGRRPDADPSAVSQKAKDRGKNQLGSLGSGNHFLEVQRVTDVYRDDVAASYGLEADQVVVLIHCGSRGLGHQTCTDYLRKIEKRHDDVLAALPDKELAAAPAGSELAEEYYGAMCACINFAWVNRQLIMHRTRQVFERVFDRSWEEMGMDLLYDVAHNIAKRETHTVGVDPQGRPVGGGVAADREERELYVHRKGATRAFPAGHPEVPAAYRDVGQPIIIPGSMGAGSYVLRGGDDSMDLTFGSTAHGAGRLMSRTQAKQEFWGETVQDELRDQQHVYVKAQSGATVAEEAPGVYKDVDEVVRVSDALGIGDRVARTYPVCNIKG
- a CDS encoding DUF7127 family protein, whose protein sequence is MVNQQYAGESETFVRRYDYEDEWVMAADVGGDHLDVDIVDGTAIVVVDGETEAELDLPGSVERVDTNNGVLEVRGE
- a CDS encoding MFS transporter, coding for MPSLSLSTRRRRAGLWLLLAGGFLFVNFHRTTTAVLADPLARAFDATGAELGLLHASFFYVYAPLQLPAGLIVDRYGPRRVGAVGLGVLTGGVVAFAVAETLVAGYLARAVVGLGGSVLYISTLRFCANWFRADEYATMTGYTVAAAGVGGVLATTPLALATQRVGWRTAMLAAGAATGVLTVAIAVAVRDEPSDAEAAVVDVGRGEERRVASAAETLANVRRVVVEPETWLMGIALFCVLGVNFTVLGLWGVPFLVDTYGISIARASTFVLVGNVGFVLGSPALGALSDRLGRRTELIVATALAFTAAYGVLLFVPPLPIVAAALFVALLGNGGVALVFTVGKERHAPRVAGTITGVVNGVGYFGAAVLPGVMGAVLDAYWTGEMINGARVYTVFGYRVAFGIATLAGVVATVAAVVLHRRESRSGSRPTVD